GAAATGAGGATGCCGACGTGGTCGGAGGTCATGCCGAGCAGCATGAACAACTCGCGGGCCAGATGGTCGAGCGACAGGTCCGGGTGCGCGGCCAGCAGGTAGGAGGGGAAGTCGTCGCCCGGCTTCTCCAGCTTCGTCGCGGCCAGTTGCGCGAGCGTCGCGAGCAGGCGCTCCAGTGCGGCCTCCGCGTCCGGGCCCGCGTCGAGCACGCGCCACATGTCCATCAGCGCGTCGTCGCCCTGTGAGCCGGGGAAGCCGAGCAGATGGCTGGCCACCATCAGCGGCAGCGGCCGGGAGAACTGTGCGGACAGGTCCGCCACACCCGTCTTTCCGCCCTGCCCGACCAGGGTGATCAGCTCGTCGGCGTAGGCGGTGACGGCGGCCTTGAGGCGCTTGGCCTGGGGGTGGCGCGGGTCCTGGAACGGCTTGAGGGCGACGTCCCACGCCGTCCGCAGCGGCCGGTATCCGGGGCCGCCCTGGATCAGGATGTGGTTGACCTCCAGGGACGGGCCGAGCGGCCAGTCGGCCGGTACCCGGCCCTCGGAGCGGGCCCGCCAGTTCTCCAGCCCCTTCGGGAAGCCGTCGTTGTCCTGGAGCACCTGGAGCGCCTCGCGGTAACCCAGGACCAGCCAGGCGGGTACGCCGAGCAGGTCGACCGGCGCGACCGGGCCGTGCTGCTGCCTCAGCCGCTCGTACACGAGCGCGGGGCGCGTCTCGTAGTCCCGGGTCAGCAGCGGTTGGGGACTCAGTTCCTCCAACCGCGTGTCGTCCAGGCCCACGGATCCGCCGTCACCCCACTGGGATTCCATCGTCTTGCCACCCTCCGACACGCCCCGTACCGGCACACCATCAGCCGGTAACCGGAAACGGTGGGGACCCTACCCCAGAGGCGACCGGTGGGTAACGACGGGGGGTGGGATCATGAGGGAGGGGACCCTGCCCATGCCGGGATCAGGCCGCGGTGTAACCGAGTTGGCGCCGCATGTAGGGGGTCATGAGGGTCTTCGCCTTGGCCAGGGTGGTGGTGCGGCTGCCGAGGACCGCGGACTCACCGCCCGGGACGGGCAGCACGGTCAGTCCGTCGGCCGGGCCGAAGGGCACGATGAGCGGGGTGCGCTGGAGCGGCCGGTAGAAGCGCGGCTCCTTGCGGTGCTTGCCCGAACTCTGGAGGTACGCGCGGATGTTGTGGGCGGCGATGTCCGCCTGGGCGAGGGCGGCGGGGGTGATCTTGAGTTCGCTGACGTCGTTGACATCGCCGACGGCGAACACGTCCAGCTTGCCCTCGACCCGGAGTGTCCGGTCGACCTTGACGCGTCCGTCCCTGTTCAGCCAGTCGCCGTGTCCGGCCAGGCGGAGCCAGAGCGTGTTGGGTGTGGTGCCCGTCGCCCAGAAGGACAGGTCGGCCTCGACGACGTTGCCGCGGCCGTCGCGGTAGGTGCCGAAATCGTTGCCGGGCGACATGAACGCATCGAGCCGTACCTCGATGTCATGGGACTCCAGCCACGCGCGGGCCCTGCGTCCCGGCCGCGTGCTGCCCGTGGAGTCGAGCAGGGCCGGCCCGGAGTGGGCGAGGGTGACCCGGGCGTCCGGCCGGGCGAGGCGGACCTCGGCGCTGAGTTCGACGCCCCCGGGGCCGCCGCCGACGACGAGGACGTGCTCGGCCGTGGCGACGTTGCGCTGGTGTTCGGCGAACGACTTGGCCGCCTCCTCGACGGTAGTGCCCACGAAGCGGGCCGGCTCGGGGTAGTCCGCGCCGGTGGCGATCACGACCACGTCGTAGGGCAGCCGCTCGCCCGTGGCGAGGACGACCTGCCGCTCGGCGGTGTCGATACGGACGGCCTTGCCCGCGACCACGCGGCCGTCGTGCAGCAGCCGGTCGTACGGGATGAAGGGCGTGTGCGTCCACTCGGGGCGCACCCCCGCGCGCAGGGAGGCGACGCGATGGAAGAAGACCTCCTTGCGGTCCACCAGCGTGACCCGGGCCGCCCCGTCCAGCCGCTTGGCCAGCCGGACACCGCCGTAGCCACCGCCGATCACCACTACGTCGCCGTCGTACACACCCAGTCTCCTGTGCCTGGTGGGGGGGTGCGAGTGCCGCCGCGGAACGGGCCCCGCTCGGATCGACCCCCGGCGGCCACTCGACTGACGGTGAGATTAGCTCTTGAAAATTAAAGGGATTACCAGGTTCCGTGCATGTTCCGTGAAGAGATCGGCATCCTGACCGACGTCACTTCCCCCAGATCTCCCGGTACGCCTCCTGGTAGCCCGAGGGGTCCCAGCTCGTGGCGCCCTCGCTGTTGCCGGCCGTGGCGATGTGGACGGGGGCCGTGTACCCGCTGGCCGGGCGGCCGGAGAAGGCGCGGTTGAACTCGTCCACGATCTGCCAGCCCTGGAGGGACAGCGGTTCGGGCACGGTGGCGGCCTGGTACTGCCTGCTGTTGATGCGCTGGAAGGCCGACGGGTCGCCGTCGCCCGCGCCGATGTTGTAGGGCGGCCCCGAGCCCTTCTCGCCGGCCGCGCGGAAGGCGGGGGCGGCGTCGGCGAAGTACAGGTCGTTGATGGCGACGGAGTGGGTCCACCGGTCCTGGAACCGGGACAGCAGCGAGGAGATCTCCCGGGGGGTGCGGCTGCTCGCGTCCGGGATCGGGATGTTCTCGACGGAGAGCAGCCGCACGCCCCGGCAACTGGCGAGTTCCTTCCTGATCAGGTCGGACTTGTTCCTGGCGAAGGGGATCGACGCGTCCGTGATGAGCACGACCCCGGCGCGGCCGTCCGAGTCGGAGATGATCCACTGCGCGCTGATGCGGGCCACGTCCTGGACCCGGGTGGTGACGTTGGTGAAGAGGTCGGGCCGCCGGCTGGGGCCGGGCTCGGGGACCGCGTGCCAGCCGATGAGCGGGATGCCCTGTGCGTTGGCCCGGGCGGCCTGCTGTGCCGTCGAGTCGGGGTCGAAGCCACCGATCACGATGCCCGAGGGCCGGAGGGCCACGGCCTCGCTCATGGCCGCCTGGATACCGGCCGGAGTGCCTCCGCCGTCGATCACCCGGACGTCCCATCCGATGACCCGCGCGGCTTCCCGCACGCCGTTCGCGGCGCCCGCGACGCCGGGATTGGTCATGGTCTGGGCGACGTAGACGATGGTCTTGCCGGACACCGCCTCCGGGCCGCTGGTGGGTCCGCCCCAGGGGATGTCGGTCCGCTCCGCCCGGGTGACGGCGGCCTCGGCCCTGGCGTGGACGGCGGGGCAGCCGTTCGCACCCGTCGCGGTCTGGTCCGCGCCGTCCGACGAACCGCGTTCGCAGCCGACGAGGGCGGTCGCCGCCGCCAGCAGGGCGCAGCAGGCGAGCCACGCGGTGCGGACTGCGGGGGCGGCCTTGCGGTTGCGGTGCACGGGGGCTCCTGTGAGGGGATCGGCGTGGCGGGACGTGCCGAGGGGGTCAGGGGGGTGTGCCTGCCGTGCCGCCCTCCGGCGTCGGTGAGGACGGTGGCGGCGAGGGTGGCGGGGAAGGCGGTGGCGGGGGTGGCGCGGCGGGTGTGTCGCGGGCCGCGGCGCCGCCGCGCAGCCGGCGGCGGGCGGCGTATCCGGCCAGGCCCACGGCGATGAGCAGGGTGCCGCCGTGGAACAGCGGCACTGTCCAGAAGTCGGCTCCCAGCTGGGCGATGCCGGTGAGGCCGACGGCCAGGACGGCGACGGCGACGACGGTGCCGAGGGCGTTGGGCCGGCCGGGTTTGATCGCCGTGGAGCCGAGCAGGGCGCCGACGAAGGCGGGCAGCAGGTAGTCGAGGCCGACGCTCGGGTTGCCGATCTGCTGCTGGGCCGCGAGCAGCACACCGGCGAAGCCGACGATCAGCCCCGAGGCGGCGAACGCGTAGACGGTGTAGGTCCGGGTCGGGATGCCGACCAGGTCGGCCGCGCGCGGGTTCGACCCGACGACGTACAGGTACCGGCCGAGCGGCAGCCGCTCCAGCACCAGCCAGAGGAGACCCGCGAGCGCGAGCACGTAGAAGGCGGGGACCGGAAGGCCGAGGAACGTGGAGTCGTAGAGGTCGGTGAACGCGGGCGGGAGGCCCTGCGGGCCGGGGACGATCCGGCTGCCGTCGGTGATCCAGCCGGTCACGGCGTACATCATGCTGCCGGTGCCGAGGGTGGCGATGAAGGAGTCGATCCGGCCGAACTCGACGATGACGCCGTTGAGGACGCCCACGACCAGCCCTCCGGCGAGCACGGTGAGGCACGCGAGCGGCCAGGGCCAGTTCTCGTGGACGACGAGCTGCATCACCATGACGTGGGCCAGTCCGAGGCCGTAGCCGATGGAGAGGTCGAACGCGCCGGTGACGATGGGGACCATGGCGGCCAGCGCCAGGACGGCCGGGATCGACTGGTTGGACAGGATCGAGTCGACGGTGTCCAGCGTGGGGAAGGTGCGCGGCAGGACGAGGGAGAAGACCAGGTAGAGCAGGGCGGTGAGGGCGAGCAGGCCGTAGGCGCCGATGTGGTGTCCGCCAGGGGCGCGCAGGCGCCTGGGGCGGGGCGAGGAGGAGGGCGGTTCGGTCATGGGGTCGTCGCGGCCGTGGACGGGGGCAGGGCCGAGGCCGCCCGGGTGAGGCCGGTGACGGTGAGGGCGCTGCCGCTCAGCTCGGCCGTCACGGACCCGCGGACGAAGACCAGGGTGCGCCCGCACACGCTTGCGACCTCCTCGAAGTCGGTCGACAGGAGCAGGACCGCGAGGCCCGCCGACAGCGCCTCGTCGAGCAGACGGTGGATCGCGGCCTTGGCACCGATGTCCACGCTCGCGGTCGGCTCCTCCAGGATCAGCAGCCGCAGCTCCGTCCGCAGCCAGCGACCGATCATGACCTTCTGCTGGTTACCGCCGGAGAGCGTGGCGATGGGGGCCTCACTGTCACGGGGACGCACCGAGAACCGGTCGATCAGGGCGGCGGCCTGGGCCCGTTCCCGGCGCGGGCCGATCCAGCGCGACCCCGGCCGGCCTCCCGCGCGGGGATTCGCCAGGAGGTTCTCCCGTACGGTCAGTTCGGCGAGACAGCCCTCCCGCAGCCGGTCGCCCGGCACGAAGCCGACCCCGAGAGCGACGGCCTCCGCGACCGTACGAGGCTGGTAGGACCGCCCGTGCAGCACGACCCGCCCCCCGAGAAGCGGCCGTGCCCCGGCCAGGGCCCGCCCCAGATCCGTGTGCCCGGCATCCGAGAGCCCGACCAGTCCGAGAACCTCTCCGGCGGCCAGCTCCAGGCTGACGGGGCCGGCCAGGGGGGTGCGTACGGAGTCGAGGGTCAGGACGGGTGGTGTGGCTGCCGGGGGCGTGGCTGGGTGGGCGGGGGTCCGAGTAGCGGCGGGGTGATCGGCGGCCGGGAGCCGGGCAGGGTGGTCCGCAGCCGGGGGCCGGGTGGGGCGGTCCGCAGCCGGGGGCCGGGCAGAGCGGCCCGCAGCCGGGGGCCCGGCTGGCCGATCGGCAGCCGGAGTCCCGGCAGGGCGGGCGGCAGCAGGCGAGGGGCGGGTGGGGTGGGCGGCAGGTGGTTCGTTCTCCTCGCCGACGATGTCGTGGACCAGGCGGGCGGGGCTGTGGTCGGCGAGTCGGCCGTGGCTGACGAGGCGGCCGTCGCGCAGTACGGCGAAGGTGTCGGCGACCTGGTACACCTCGTCCAGGCGGTGGCTGACGTAGAGGATGGCGTGCCCGCGGTCGCGCAGGCCGTGCAGGACGCCGAAGAGCCGGGCGCTGTCCGCGGCGGGCAGGCGGGCGGTCGGCTCGTCGAGGACGATGAGCTTCGCGCGGGCCGCCAGGGCCCTGGCGATCGCGACGAGCGAGCGCTCGGCCGGTGCGAGCCCGGAGACCGGCCAGTCGGGGTCGAGGTGCCCGGCGACGGTCCGCAGCGCGTCGACGCTGCGCTCGCGGGTGCGCCCCCAGGAGATCAGCCCGGTCCGGCGCGCGTATCCGTTGGTAAGGGCGATGTTCTCGGCCACCGTCATCCACTCCACGAGACCGAGGTCCTGGTGGATGAAGGACATGCTCCGGGACGCGGCAGGGCTGCCGAGAGGCAGGTCGCCCACGGTGATCTGACCCGCGTCGGCGGGGTGGACGCCGGCGAGGATCTTGATCAGCGTGGACTTGCCGGCGCCGTTGGGCCCGAGGAGGGCGAGCACGCTGCCGGCGTGGACGTCGAGGTCGACCCCGGCCAGCGCGACGGTCCCGCCGAACCGCTTGCCGAGCCCGCGGATACGGACCAAGGGATCCGGCCCGAAGGGTGAAGCCGCCTTCACCTGAGTTTCAGGAGCGTCGCGCACCCGATCAAATTACATCATTTCGGGCACCTTTCGGCCGCTGTGACTCCCACGCGGGTCGGCGGACGCGTCACTCCGCGTCGAGCCCGCATTCGGCCCAGATGACCTTGCCCTCCGACAGGTAGCGCGTGCCCCAGCTCTGCGAGAGCTGCGCGACGAGGAACAGGCCGCGTCCACCCTCGTCGGTGCTGGCCGCCCGGCGCAGATGAGGGGCGGTGTTGCTGGCGTCGGAGACCTCGCAGATCAGGGTCCGCCCGTACAGCAGCCGGACCCGGATGGGCCCGGCGCCGTGCCGGATGGCGTTGGTGATCAGCTCGCTGAGGATCAGCTCCGCGGCGAAGGCGGTCTCGTCGAGTCCCCAGTCGGACAGGCGACGCATGGCGGAGGACCGGACCTCGCCGACGAGCGCCGGGTCGGCCGGCAGCTCCCAGCGGGCGATCCGGCCGGGGCCCAGGGCGTGGACGCGGGCGACGAGCAGGGCGATGTCGTCGTGCGGGTGCGCGGGCGCCACGGTGTCCAGGACGGCCTGGCAGGTCTCCTCGGGCGCGCGCTCGGGATGGGCCAGGGCCACGCGCAACTGCTCCAGCACCACGTCCACGTCGCGGTGCCGGTCCTCGATGAGTCCGTCGGTGTAGAGCACCAGCTGACTGCCCTCGGGCACGTCGATCTCGACGGCGTCGAAGGGCAGACCCCCGAGACCGAGCGGGGGCCCGGCCGGGAGGTCGGGATAGGACACGGTGCCGTCGGGGCGGACGAGTGCGGGCGGCGGGTGACCGGCGCGCGCCATGAGGCACCGCTGCTCGGTCGGGTCGTAGACGGCGTACAGACAGGTCGCGCCGATGACGCCGGCGCCCTTGCCGTCGGGGTCCTCCCGGTCCAGGCGGCCCACGAGGTTGTCCAGGTGGGTGAGGACCTCGTCCGGGGTGAAGTCGAGCTCGGCGAAGCTGCGAGCCGCGGTGCGCAGCCGGCCCATGGTGGCCGCGGAGAGCATGCCGTGGCCGACGACGTCGCCGACGAGGAGCCCGACGCGGGCGCCGGAGAGCGGGATGACGTCGTACCAGTCCCCGCCCACGTCGGACTCGGCGGGCAGGTAGCGGTGGGCCACCTCGACGGCGTCCTGGTCGGGCAGACCGTGCGGGAGGAGCCTGCGCTGCAGGGCCAGGACCATGGTGCGTTCGTGGGTGTAGCGCCGGGCGTTGTCGATGGACAGGGCGGCGCGGCTGGCGAGCTCCTGGGCCAGCGAGCGGTCGTCGTCCCCGAAGGGGCTCCCGGCGCGGTAGAAGCTGGCGATGCCGAGGACGACACCGCGTGCGAGCAGGGGCACCGCGATGAGGGAGTGGACGTGGGAGAGCAGGCGTGCGGTGTGCTCGGGGTCCTGGGCGAGCCAGCCCGCGGCGGCCTTCAGGTCCGGTTCCAGCACCGCCTCGCCCCTGGTCAGACAGCGCAGCTGGGGCGCGGTCGGGCCGTAGTCGATACGCTTTCCGGGCGGTGTGAAGGGCAGGCCCTCGCGGACGCCGTGCAGCACCGTGCGGCGCAGGTCGGCCAGGGGATCGGCGGACTCCTCGCCACGCAGGACGGCGTCGGGCAGGTCGATGGTGACGAAGTCGGCCAGGCGCGGGACCGCCGTCTCGGCCAGTTCCTCGGCGGTGCGGCGCACGTCCAGGGTCGTGCCGATGCGGGCGCTGGCCTCGGACAGCAGCTCCAGGCGCCGGCGCGCGGCCAGGGCGTAGGCCCCGACGTGCGGCTCCCCCACCATGACGAGCCCCCGGGCCGGGAAGGGTGAGCCGGAGCCCTCGTCCACCGCGCCCCTGCCACCGTCGGCCGGCACCCTGCCGCCGTACAACGCGTCCCTGTCACCGCCCGCAGCGCCCCTGCCGCCGTCGGCCGGCACCCTGCCGCCGTACAGCGCGTCCCTACCGCCGTCCGCCGCGCCCACACCGCCGGCGGTCGCGCCCCTGCCACCCTCGGCCGCCACGGTGTCGCCGTCGGCCGGGACGGTACCGCCGGGCTCCGCGGGCCTCCGGCCACTCTCCCTGTCACCGTCGGCGGGGACTGCACCGCCGAACTCTGCCGATCCCCGGTCACCGTCGTGCGCGACGGCCGGGACGGGCGCGGCGGCGAGGTGCCCGGACGGCAGGGTGATCGACGGCCGTGCGGGCCAGGGGGCGGCCGTGAGGGCGGCCAGGTGCGGCAGCTCGTCCGCCTGGTGCGGCAGGACGAGGGACTCCCCCGCCGAGGCGCCGGGCAGCACGACCTCGATGGCGAAGCCCCGCACCCCGGAGGCGCTGGCCATCGGGCGGCTCACGAGCGTCACCCGCCGGCCGCCCGGCAGGGTCACGTCGACGGCGGCCCGCTGCCCGCGGGAGATCAGCTCGGCGGCCTTCTCCCTCAGGATCGCCTGGTCACGGGGGTGGAACTCGCCGGCCAGCGCGTCCATGGCGACGCCGCGGTGCAGACCGGGCTCGCCCCCGGTGGCCAGGTACGTCCGCAGCAGGGCGCGCTCGTGCGCGGAGCTCTGCCCCAGCAGCCGGCGCTCGATGTTCTCGGCCGCCCGGCGGATCGCCGCGCCCAGTGCGGGCTGTTCGAAACTGCGCGGATAGCCGAAGCACAGAACGCCCTCGATGCGTCCGCTGAGCGGGTCACGGACGGGCATCGCGACGCAGGCGCTGCCCTGGGACCGCTCCGCGAAGTGCTCGGCGCCGTAGACGCGGATGAGCTGCCGCTCCGCCAGGGCGAGGCCGATGCCGTTGGTGCCGGCGACCTGCTCGGCGAAGACGAATCCCGGGACACGCTGGATCGCCGGGAGGCTCCTGGCCATCGCCGGGTCCCCGAACCGGCGCAGCAGGACCGTCCCGTTCGCGTCGGCGACCGAGATGTTGATCTGGCTGCCGGAGAACGCGTCCTGGAGCCGGTCGAGCACCGGCACCGCCGCGCGGACGATACGGCCCCCCGGGTCGAAGTCCTCCCGGTAGGGGAGGTCGGTCTGGTCCGGCGACAGCCCCAGGGACCGGGAGCGCTGCCACGAGTTCAGGATGGACGTCCGCACACCCGCGTCGACCTGCTCGCCCTGGAGAAACCGCTCGCGAAGCCGGGCGGGCCCCGTGCCGTCCGTCGCACGCCCCGCCGGCTTGGGTTCCTCGCCGGACCGAACCACGCTTCGCCTCGCTTGCGCCCGCGATCATCCGCTGCTCGGAAGTGAATCTGGCATTGACGAGAATACGGGCATTAAGGGCGGGCGTCACGGTGTGCCGGAGCCGTTCGGGCGCGATGCCGGCGCGGCTCCGGCCGGGCGGACCGTGCTCACCCCAGGAAACTCAACCGCACCTTCCGCTCCGGGTTGTCCTTGTTCGTGTCCACGAGGCACACCGACTGCCACGTCCCGAGCTCCAGCCGGCCGCCCAGCACCGGCAGGGTCGCGTGCGGCGGGACGAGGGCCGGCAGGACGTGGTCGCGGCCGTGGCCGGGACTGCCGTGCCGGTGCTGCCAGCGGTCGTCGGCGGGCAGCAGGGTGTGCAGTGCGGCCAGGAGGTCGTCGTCGCTGCCGGCACCGGTCTCCAGAACGGCGATTCCGGCCGTCGCGTGCGGGACGAAGACGTTGAGGAGGCCGTCCCGCCCGGCCGCCGCCTCCCGCAGGAAGGACTCGCAGTCGCCGGTGATGTCGACGACCCTCTCCGTGGAACCGGTGCTGACGTTCAGAACTCGGGTGGTGAAGACATCTGACATGCCCCCATCCTGACGCACGAGCCGGGTTCCGCCCGGTCGCCCCCGCCCGGCCGGCGGTACGGGCGTCCACTGGACGAGACGCCCGTTGACCGTGCGCATGCCAGCTGGCTAGGTTCAGCGGCATGTTGCGTTCAGCCCTGCTCACCACGCGCGGTCACATCGACCTGCTGCGGGTGGCCTCCGCAGCGTGTCGCCGCGGCTGCTGACGCCCTTCCTCTCCTCACTTTCCGGTTCCCTCGCCCTGGTTCCGCCTGCCCGCTGAGCGCCCCCGCTCTCCCGGGTGCGGCGGCGGCGAGACGTGCCTCTCCCCGCCCTCGCTCTCCCCGTGGAGCCTTCATGAGCATCAGCCATGCCCCGCCCACGTCATCAGAACCCGATATTTCGCCTATACCGGATCCCGACCTCGATCTCCAGCCCCTCGTCCCCACCTCCTCCCGCCGCACCCGCGTCCCCCGCTGGCTGCGCCGTACCACCGGCCCCGTCCTGCTGCTGGCGTTGTGGCAACTCCTCAGCGGCACGGGCGCGTTGCAGCCGGACGTGCTCGCCTCGCCCGGCCGTATCGCCCAGGTCGCCGGGGACATGGTGGCCGACGGCTCGCTGCCCGCGGCCATGGGCACCTCGCTCCAGCGGGTCGCGGCCGGGCTGCTGCTCGGCATGGTGGTCGGCACCGGACTCGCCCTGGTCTCGGGCCTGTTCCGGATCGGCGAGGACCTGGTGGACGCGCCCGTGCAGATGCTGCGGACCGTGCCGTTCGTGGGTCTCATCCCGCTGTTCATCATCTGGTTCGGTATCGGCGAGGCCCCGAAGGTCGCCATCATCACGCTCGGCGTGACCTTCCCGCTCTACCTCAACGTGTACGCCGGAATCCGTGGCGTCGACGCCCAGTTGATCGAGGCCGGGGAGTCCCTCGGGCTGTCGCGATGGGGGCTCGTGCGGCACGTCGTCCTCCCGGGCGCGCTGCCGAACGCCATGACCGGTCTGCGCTACTCGCTCGGCATCGCCTGGCTCGCGCTGGTCTTCGCCGAGCAGGTCAACGCCGACTCCGGCATCGGGTTCCTCATGGTGCAGGCGCGGGACTTCCTGCGGACCGACGTGATCGTGGTCTGCCTGGTCGTCTACGCCTTCCTCGGCCTGCTCGCCGACTTCGTCGTCCGCTCTCTCGAAAGGCTGCTGCTTCAATGGCGACCGACGTTCACCGGCCGGTGATCTCCCAGGCGGTCCATGTCGAGGGGCTCACCCGGTCCTTCGACGGCCGTGCCGTCATCGACGACCTGCGACTGGACGTCCGGCCGGGCGAGTTCGTGGTTCTGCTCGGCCGCAGCGGCTGCGGCAAGTCGACGCTGCTGCGCATCCTCGCCGGGCTCGACCGCGACATCGAGGGCACCGTTCTGGTGCCGCGCCGCAAGGCCGTCGCCTTCCAGGCGCCCCGGCTGATGCCGTGGAAGAAGGTGTGGCGCAACGTCCTGCTCGGCCTGCCCGGCAAGCCCGAACGCGCCGTGGCCGAGCAGGCCCTCGACGAGGTCGGCCTCGGCCACCGCTCGAACGCCTGGCCCAAGACCCTCTCCGGCGGCGAAGCCCAACGCGCCTCGCTGGCCCGGGCGTTGGTGCGCGAACCCGATCTGCTGCTGCTCGACGAGCCGTTCGGCGCGCTCGACGCCCTCACCCGCATCAAGGCCCAGCGGCTGGTGGGCGAGTTGTGGCAGCGCCGGGGCTGCGCGGTGCTCCTCGTCACCCACGACGTGGAGGAGGCCGTGCTGCTCGCCGACCGCGTCCTGGTGATGGACGGTGGCGTCATCGCCCACGAGCAGCGCATCGGCCTCGACCGCCCCCGCGACATCACCGACCCGCGCTTCGCCGCACTGCGCGCCGGTCTCCTCGAACGCCTCGGCGTCGAGGCGACGGCCGCCGAAGCCGCCTGACCTTTTCCGAGCCGCACGTAGACCGCACGTACGACCAGACGTACGCCCCACACATACGACCCACACGAACGGAACCGCCATGCGACGACGTCTCGCCCCCGCCGCCCTGCTGCTCCCCCTCGCCCTGCTGCTCACCGCCTGCGGCGGGAACTCGGCCGCCGGCACCCCGGACGGCGGCACCGACGGCCATGGCTCCCTCACGATCGACATCGGTGACCAGAAGGGCGGTTCGGAGGCCATCCTGCGGGCCGCCGGGGAACTGAAGAACCTCGACTACAAGATCAGGTGGTCCACGTTCACCTCCGGACCACCCCTGCTGGAGGCCGTCAACGCGGGGGCCGTCGACATCGGCGGCGTGGGCAACACCCCGCCGGTCTTCGCGGCCGGGGCCGGGTCGAAGATCAAGGTCGTGGCCGCCTGGCACGGCACGTCCAAGGGCGACACCATCCTCGTCCCGAACGACTCGTCCCTGAAGAGTCCCGGGCAGCTCAAGGGCAGGTCCGTGGCCGTCGCGCAGGGTTCGTCCGCGCACTACCAGCTGGTCGCGTCCCTGAGGAAGGCCGGGCTCAAGCTGAGCGACATCAAGGTCAAGTACCTCCAGCCGGCCGACGCGCTCGCCGCGTTCACCGCCGGCAAGGTCGACGCCTGGGCGGTCTGGGACCCGTACACCTCGCAGGTGCTGAAGGCCAGGCAGGGCCGGGTCCTGACCGACGGCGACGGCGTGACCAACGGACTCACCTTCCAGGTCGCGGCACCGGACGCACTGAAGGACAAGAAGAAGGCCGCCGCCGTCAAGGACTACCTGGAGCGGCTGCGGCGCGCCTACCAGTGGGTGTACGACCACGAGGAGGAGTGGGCGAAGGTCTGGGCGAAGGACACCGGGCTTCCCGAGGACGTGGCGCTGGCCGCGGTGAAGCGCACCTACACGACCCGGATCGCGGTCGCCGTCGACAAGCCGCTGATCGCCTCCGAGCAGGAGATCGCGGACGCGTTCACGGCGTTGAAGCTCATCCCGCGCAAGGTCGCCTTCGCCGGCTTCACCGACGCGCGGTTCAACGGCGACCTGCCGCCGTCGACCAGCGCGGCCCGGCCCTCGGAAGGCTAGGACCGGCCATCGTGATCTGCCGGGAAGATCCACGGCCCCGGCACGGTTGGTAGAAGCGTGAACAACACACGCGAGGTCGAGGTGGTCGTCATAGGCGCCGGTCAGGCCGGTCTGGCCGGCGCCTATCACCTGCGGCGGTCCGGCTTCGAGCCGGACCGCGACTTCGTCGTGCTGGACCACTCCCCCGGCCCTGGCGGCGCCTGGCAGTTCCGCTGGCCGTCGCTGACGTACGGCAAGGTGCACGGGATGCACGCGCTGCCGGGGATGGAGCTCACGGACGCGGATCCGGCCCGGCCGTCCGCCGAGGTGATCAGCGACTACTTCGACCGGTACGAGCGGACCTTCGACCTGCGGGTGCGCCGCCCCGTCGACGTGCGGGCCGTGCGCGAGGGGCCCGGCGGGCGGCTGCTCGTGGAGACCTCGCAGGGCGTGTGGCCGACGCGGGCGCTGATCAACGCCACCGGCACCTGGGACCGGCCGTTCTGGCCGCGCTATCCGGGCCAGGAGACCTTCCGCGGGCGGCAGTTGCACACCGCGCAGTACCCCGGGCCGGAGGAGTTCGCCGGGCAGCGGGTCGTCGTGGTGGGCGGTGGCGCCTCGGGCACGCAGCATCTGCTGGAGATCGCCTCGTACGCGGCTGCCACCACCTGGGTGACCCGGCGTCCGCCCGTCTTCCGTGAGGGGCCCTTCGACGAGAACGCGGGCCGGGCGGCGGTCGCGCTCGTCGAGGAACGAGTGCGGCAGGGGCTGCCGCCCAGCAGCGTCGTCTCCGTCACCGGGCTGCCGCTCAACGACGCGATCCGGCAGGGCATCGAGGACGGGGTGCTCGAC
This region of Streptomyces caelestis genomic DNA includes:
- a CDS encoding ABC transporter permease gives rise to the protein MSISHAPPTSSEPDISPIPDPDLDLQPLVPTSSRRTRVPRWLRRTTGPVLLLALWQLLSGTGALQPDVLASPGRIAQVAGDMVADGSLPAAMGTSLQRVAAGLLLGMVVGTGLALVSGLFRIGEDLVDAPVQMLRTVPFVGLIPLFIIWFGIGEAPKVAIITLGVTFPLYLNVYAGIRGVDAQLIEAGESLGLSRWGLVRHVVLPGALPNAMTGLRYSLGIAWLALVFAEQVNADSGIGFLMVQARDFLRTDVIVVCLVVYAFLGLLADFVVRSLERLLLQWRPTFTGR
- a CDS encoding ABC transporter ATP-binding protein, which codes for MATDVHRPVISQAVHVEGLTRSFDGRAVIDDLRLDVRPGEFVVLLGRSGCGKSTLLRILAGLDRDIEGTVLVPRRKAVAFQAPRLMPWKKVWRNVLLGLPGKPERAVAEQALDEVGLGHRSNAWPKTLSGGEAQRASLARALVREPDLLLLDEPFGALDALTRIKAQRLVGELWQRRGCAVLLVTHDVEEAVLLADRVLVMDGGVIAHEQRIGLDRPRDITDPRFAALRAGLLERLGVEATAAEAA
- a CDS encoding ABC transporter substrate-binding protein, with the translated sequence MRRRLAPAALLLPLALLLTACGGNSAAGTPDGGTDGHGSLTIDIGDQKGGSEAILRAAGELKNLDYKIRWSTFTSGPPLLEAVNAGAVDIGGVGNTPPVFAAGAGSKIKVVAAWHGTSKGDTILVPNDSSLKSPGQLKGRSVAVAQGSSAHYQLVASLRKAGLKLSDIKVKYLQPADALAAFTAGKVDAWAVWDPYTSQVLKARQGRVLTDGDGVTNGLTFQVAAPDALKDKKKAAAVKDYLERLRRAYQWVYDHEEEWAKVWAKDTGLPEDVALAAVKRTYTTRIAVAVDKPLIASEQEIADAFTALKLIPRKVAFAGFTDARFNGDLPPSTSAARPSEG
- a CDS encoding NAD(P)-binding domain-containing protein encodes the protein MNNTREVEVVVIGAGQAGLAGAYHLRRSGFEPDRDFVVLDHSPGPGGAWQFRWPSLTYGKVHGMHALPGMELTDADPARPSAEVISDYFDRYERTFDLRVRRPVDVRAVREGPGGRLLVETSQGVWPTRALINATGTWDRPFWPRYPGQETFRGRQLHTAQYPGPEEFAGQRVVVVGGGASGTQHLLEIASYAAATTWVTRRPPVFREGPFDENAGRAAVALVEERVRQGLPPSSVVSVTGLPLNDAIRQGIEDGVLDRQPMFDRITADGVEWNDGRRVDADVILWATGFRAAIDHLTPLRLREPGGGIRLEGTHAAADPRIHLVGYGPSASTIGANRAGRAAVRDIRRLLEREPTAA